From Argopecten irradians isolate NY chromosome 2, Ai_NY, whole genome shotgun sequence, the proteins below share one genomic window:
- the LOC138316958 gene encoding sodium-dependent glucose transporter 1C-like, which produces MTTEYKRGVVRDGEGAVALQEIHNVGSPAASHATKPESQLFLPDIPSPEVDGETKAENQSFFSEVRLNKDTRSKFFLSLSLSMVYFILGWSKSQIGPAFLDLIAISGVNLERGSWFMTSYYFGRLIGTAVGGHLYTKINHYLLFVVSISVNGLVLVAIPWCVRFELMVAAHALNGVLEGALTLVKTSKTVSVWKSTSRGNSFIQLMYAVFAISGILAPMATAPFLLSKLPNDTNMMQFTGDSNSSGQQNMPTWTSLAGLSSESNLTLSGIEVSSWASESNSTRPTFVTLWQNQTSESKGLFDKDNSNTTATADIFLGHYTSRLYIIYSVSATLNLLTSVPFVLLFLKSKKNTVKEVEYTKPVYLRHLRIIVQRLQMVNIGLFSAMFSAIGQTLANFITVFCVQYLDWTKVSGAMLTSFYVFATLVGNIAGVFLVRILQTHTILLLATVTYSLGLACLSLCALFYADIGIWVSVGIIGVPFGMVWPAFISWTNSHFIHVTGYVTSYILVISHTATMLHPPLVSYLMDRVSPLWFGYLCTVEGSVSVFSALMMVFYSKYT; this is translated from the exons ATGACAACAGAATACAAAAGAGGCGTGGTTAGGGATGGAGAGGGAGCTGTAGCCCTGCAGGAAATCCACAATGTAGGATCTCCAGCGGCATCACACGCTACTAAACCGGAGAGCCAACTCTTCCTTCCGGACATCCCCTCACCCGAGGTAGATGGAGAAACTAAAGCCGAGAACCAATCCTTTTTCAGTGAAGTTCGGTTAAACAAGGATACACGAAGCAAGTTCTTCCTCAGTCTCTCCCTGTCCATGGTGTATTTTATTCTG GGCTGGTCAAAATCACAGATAGGTCCTGCATTTTTAGACTTGATTGCAATATCTGGAGTTAACTTGGAGCGGGGATCGTGGTTCATGACATCGTACTACTTCGGTCGCTTGATAGGAACAGCTGTTGGAGGGCATCTGTATACTAAAATAAACCACTACCTACTGTTTGTAGTTTCTATATCAGTAAATGGACTCGTTTTGGTGGCCATTCCGTGGTGTGTTCGGTTCGAGTTGATGGTTGCAGCGCACGCATTGAACGGTGTCTTGGAAGGGGCATTAACTCTTG TCAAGACCTCGAAAACAGTCTCCGTTTGGAAATCGACATCCAGAGGGAATTCCTTTATCCAGTTGATGTATGCCGTATTCGCCATATCGGGGATTCTAGCTCCAATGGCCACTGCGCCATTTCTGTTGTCAAAGCTACCAAACGATACTAATATGATGCAATTTACAGGTGATTCAAATTCCTCTGGACAACAGAACATGCCGACATGGACTAGTTTAGCAGGGCTATCAAGTGAGTCTAACTTGACACTAAGCGGCATTGAAGTGAGTTCTTGGGCAAGTGAGTCGAATTCGACAAGGCCAACTTTCGTGACGCTATGGCAAAATCAAACTTCCGAATCAAAAGGTCTTTTTGATAAAGATAACAGCAATACCACCGCAACAGCGGACATATTTCTCGGTCATTATACTTCCAgactatatattatttattctgtCTCAGCGACGTTAAATTTATTGACTTCGGTTCCCTTTGTGCTCTTATTTCTGAAATCCAAGAAGAATACAGTTAAGGAAGTAGAATATACAAAACCCGTGTATCTAAGACATCTCCGTATAATCGTACAACGACTACAGATGGTAAACATAGGgctattttcagcaatgttctCGGCTATTGGGCAGACCTTGGCTAACTTTATCACTGTGTTCTGTGTTCAGTACCTGGACTGGACAAAAGTGTCAGGTGCAATGCTGACATCATTTTATGTGTTCGCCACTCTGGTTGGTAATATAGCCGGAGTGTTCCTTGTCCGAATTCTCCAAACACACACAATCCTACTGTTGGCGACAGTAACGTACTCCCTGGGATTAGCCTGTCTAAGCCTATGTGCCCTGTTCTATGCCGACATTGGTATCTGGGTATCGGTCGGTATTATCGGCGTACCATTTGGTATGGTATGGCCAGCGTTCATAAGCTGGACTAATTCCCACTTCATACATGTGACAGGATACGTGACCAGCTATATACTGGTCATCTCCCATACCGCCACCATGCTGCACCCACCTCTGGTCAGTTACCTCATGGACCGAGTGTCTCCTCTCTGGTTTGGTTATCTGTGTACGGTGGAAGGTTCCGTCAGCGTTTTCTCTGCTCTAATGATGGTGTTCTACTCAAAGTATACCTGA
- the LOC138316580 gene encoding retinoid isomerohydrolase-like produces the protein MFRLVVYTLLVTVFWNDVESCLRGGSHLKDHALDKGFEHLFRTNTKELENVPLHFDTPIPGWINGTLIRNGPAQFEVGKRSFSHIFDGYGKLYSWKFKGNGTVLFSTRFIKSAFYNKSISQKDISPYLLFGTTKPRFNPIQVLLAIWRDMDNMNVNIYRFPSGDENKPDTFVALSDLWDSYKFDPDTLTTVGYLHPMVPPTGGIDSDIFQNVMSTAHPLPEYGTSHHFTYLRSFALIPELKHRISVIRIKSATDREVVAQWTENPDEASYMHSFSVTPNYVIVFSPPLYFDTKSLLVSAFISKSMKWHGDDKNMTIHVVEIKSGVVRKFSAPPVFFMHHINAYETWTKEIIIDMPTYRDASVILDLKMENMFNRSKRNQLNPHPVLTRYGIDLNRTQVSVKPFPDSVKHPCATKFDMPIINENYRSRNYCYVYGLVAKCDNTHYSNFALVKKDLCGNGKDRIWSYPNHYPAETWFISSPPKNGTSPKEDDGYLLVPVLDGEKNESYLAVIDAISMTISHRAYLPTHIPQTFHGRFFPNGL, from the exons ATGTTTCGTTTGGTAGTCTATACTCTTCTGGTCACAGTCTTTTGGAATGACGTTGAGTCGTGCCTGCGTGGAGGGTCGCATCTCAAGGATCATGCTTTGGACAAGGGATTCGAACATCTGTTTCGCACTAACACTAAAGAACTAGAGAACGTGCCCCTTCATTTTGACACACCTATACCCGGCTGGATTAACGGGACTCTG ATAAGAAATGGACCTGCACAGTTCGAAGTTGGAAAGCGGAGTTTCAGTCACATATTTGACGGATACGGAAAACTTTATAGCTGGAAATTTAAAGGGAATGGTACGGTCCTTTTCTCCACTAGATTTATCAAATCGGCATTTTACAACAAGTCTATTTCACAGAAAGATATATCTCCATATTTACTCTTTGGCACAACAAAGCCACGATTTAATCCTATCCAGGTGTTGTTGGCCATATGGCGAGATATGGACAACATGAATGTGAACATTTACCGCTTTCCCTCCGGGGACGAAAACAAACCGGACACTTTTGTAGCGTTAAGCGATCTTTGGGATAGTTATAAATTCGATCCCGACACCTTGACAACAGTTGGATACCTACACCCGATGGTTCCGCCCACTGGTGGTATTGATAGCGATATCTTCCAGAATGTCATGTCGACTGCTCATCCTCTTCCAGAATATGGAACATCTCATCATTTTACATACTTGCGTAGTTTTGCACTTATTCCAGAATTGAAACATAGGATTTCTGTAATCCGTATAAAATCTGCGACTGACCGTGAAGTTGTGGCACAGTGGACGGAGAATCCGGACGAAGCGTCCTACATGCATTCATTTTCAGTAACACCAAACTATGTGATAGTGTTCAGCCCGCCACTCTATTTCGATACAAAATCTCTCTTGGTATCAGCTTTTATCTCAAAAAGCATGAAATGGCATGGTGATGATAAGAACATGACCATACATGTTGTTGAGATAAAGTCCGGAGTCGTCCGAAAGTTTAGTGCTCCACCTGTGTTCTTTATGCACCACATAAACGCATATGAGACATGGACTAAGGAGATAATTATTGACATGCCGACCTACAGGGACGCTTCTGTCATCTTGGACTTGAAGATGGAAAACATGTTTAATCGATCCAAAAGAAACCAACTGAATCCACATCCTGTTTTGACAAGGTACGGAATTGATCTGAACAGAACACAGGTCAGCGTGAAGCCATTTCCGGATTCCGTTAAGCATCCATGTGCAACAAAGTTTGATATGCCGATCATCAACGAAAACTACCGATCTCGGAACTACTGTTATGTTTACGGATTGGTCGCAAAGTGTGATAATACTCATTACAGCAACTTTGCTCTTGTCAAGAAAGATCTTTGTGGCAACGGTAAGGACCGGATATGGTCTTATCCGAATCACTATCCAGCAGAAACGTGGTTTATTTCATCGCCACCAAAGAATGGGACGAGTCCAAAAGAAGATGATGGTTACCTGTTAGTACCCGTCCTAGATGGAGAGAAGAATGAAAGTTACCTCGCGGTCATTGACGCCATTTCCATGACAATATCTCATAGAGCGTACCTACCGACACATATACCTCAAACCTTTCACGGCCGCTTCTTTCCGAATGGCTTGTGA
- the LOC138315069 gene encoding S-adenosylmethionine-dependent methyltransferase Rv2258c-like, whose product MDLETYSKNIIDFIAGSYITSAITLGKDLGLFEELKRLDKPVTSQQLADACKLKERYVREWLGCMVSTKIVSMDGSDKYFIPEKLKPGLGGTEFAFMFPILGTLTAKSKACFKKDGPKGYTLADELPETFDVLDARMTNTDTVVEQLFTPVKKLTKTVTTVLDLGSGVGCVTRALRRHFPDADIYGVDYSDIATTKAIAAAEAEGVKNIKFIKEDATSLPADWTGKFDWVILFDLLHDLPDQESVMKEVKRVLKDDGAVSITDPDIHSSHIDNVGDDSVAAVGYAISTVSCLPRSLSKDSSPGYGVGWGTENKEAFLTKVGWLIKDKHHIGSPLACNFTCIKA is encoded by the exons ATGGATTTAGAAACATATTCCAAAAACATCATCGATTTCATTGCGGGTAGTTACATCACCTCGGCCATCACATTGGGGAAGGACCTGGGGCTGTTTGAGGAGCTCAAGCGACTGGACAAGCCAGTTACGTCACAGCAATTAGCAGACGCATGCAAGTTAAAAGAGAG ATATGTCCGTGAGTGGCTGGGCTGCATGGTGTCTACCAAGATTGTGTCAATGGATGGCTCCGACAAATACTTCATCCCCGAAAAACTTAAACCAGGTCTTGGTGGAACCGAGTTTGCATTCATGTTCCCTATCCTCGGTACTCTAACTGCAAAATCAAAGGCCTGCTTCAAGAAGGATGGACCAAAAG gGTACACCCTAGCTGATGAACTTCCGGAAACATTTGACGTCCTTGACGCCAGAATGACCAACACTGATACTGTAGTGGAACAGCTGTTTACACCAGTCAagaagctaacaa AGACAGTGACGACTGTACTGGACCTGGGATCAGGTGTAGGGTGTGTAACAAGAGCACTTAGAAGACACTTCCCAGATGCCGACATATATGGCGTTGACTACAGCGACATAGCAACAACCAAAGCCATTGCAGCAGCAGAGGCTGAAGGCgttaaaaatatcaagtttATAAAAGAAGATGCCACTTCCTTACCCGCCGACTGGACTGGCAAGTTTGATTGGGTCATATTATTTGACCTTCTCCATGATCTTCCGGATCAGGAGAGCGTCATGAAAGAAGTAAAGCGCGTGCTGAAGGATGATGGTGCAGTCTCTATTACCGACCCGGATATTCATAGCAGCCACATAGATAATGTTGGTGATGACAGCGTAGCCGCGGTAGGCTATGCCATTAGTACAGTGTCCTGTCTTCCTCGTAGTCTTTCGAAAGATAGCTCGCCCGGGTACGGTGTTGGCTGGGGAACTGAAAACAAAGAAGCATTTTTGACAAAGGTTGGATGGCTAATCAAAgataaacatcatattggaAGTCCTTTGGCCTGCAACTTCACCTGCATCAAGGCTTGA
- the LOC138316581 gene encoding S-adenosylmethionine-dependent methyltransferase Rv2258c-like → MIKKGVIARALSRRFLDADIYAVDYSDIAITKGIEIANTIGIKNITFLKENITSMPADWTHKFDWVILYDVLHDLPDHVNAMKEVKRVLKDTGVVSISDPDIHSNHRDNVGDTNNAGVCYALSTLICLPCSMSIDGRAGHGIGWGTEEREAFLKSSGWNVKDKRNIGSDMSCNFTCAKE, encoded by the coding sequence GGGTCATTGCTAGAGCACTAAGCAGGCGTTTCCTAGATGCAGATATATATGCTGTTGATTACAGCGACATCGCCATTACAAAGGGTATTGAGATTGCAAATACAATAGGCATCAAAAACATCACGTTCCTGAAGGAAAACATAACATCCATGCCCGCCGACTGGACACACAAGTTTGACTGGGTGATTCTTTATGACGTCCTTCACGATCTGCCCGACCATGTTAATGCGATGAAGGAGGTAAAGCGCGTGCTGAAGGACACGGGGGTGGTGTCCATTTCTGACCCAGATATCCACAGTAACCATAGAGATAACGTAGGGGACACCAATAATGCTGGGGTATGTTACGCCCTCAGTACACTCATCTGTCTGCCCTGTAGTATGTCGATAGACGGCAGAGCTGGTCACGGTATTGGTTGGGGAACCGAGGAAAGAGAAGCATTCTTGAAGAGTTCCGGATGGAATGTAAAGGACAAACGAAATATCGGAAGTGATATGTCATGTAACTTCACATGTGCCAAGGAGTAA
- the LOC138316579 gene encoding beta,beta-carotene 15,15'-dioxygenase-like, with protein MAYCHRVESCLRGTSKDKHEIPDKGFENMYRTNSKELEDVSIHFDKPIPEWIVGTLIRNGPGQFEVGKRRLTHMFDGFGKLYKWHFEGNGTVLFSTKFLRTGFYKKSISHHDISPYITFGPTEPRFSYMQVLLALWRRGDNMNVNVYNLPSEDKRGSYVALNDVWDNYEIDPASLDTIGYEFPKVPSFGGISSYMFKHTMSTSHPLPEYGTPNHLTFLVSQAVAPGVSHRVSLIRIKSMSEREVVAQWALPPDEVPYMHSFSVTPKYAILFSPPIFVDTKSLLVSGFVSKGLKWRGTKKNTTVHVIEIKSGTIRKFNVPPIFYLHHINAFEKKGNKIVVDLPTYTDPAFVFRMSLETLLNRTERNKLNVHSTLKRYVIDLERNKVRVRKFPTSAKYPAANKFDMPIINEKYRSLKYCYAYGLVAKFDNRQYSRTALVKKDLCGNGKDRVWFIPNHYPAEAWFIPFPANHTYMYGNEDSGYLLAPVLDGERNASYLAIIDASTMTTFSKAYLPTRVPLTFHGRFFPVN; from the exons ATGGCATATTGTCACAGGGTAGAGTCGTGCCTTCGTGGCACTTCAAAAGATAAGCACGAAATTCCCGACAAGGGATTCGAGAATATGTATCGTACTAACTCAAAAGAACTGGAAGATGTGTCCATTCACTTTGACAAACCGATACCTGAATGGATAGTCGGCACACTG ATAAGGAATGGGCCCGGGCAGTTTGAGGTTGGAAAGCGCAGACTTACACACATGTTCGACGGATTCGGAAAACTCTATAAATGGCATTTTGAAGGCAATGGCACAGTCCTCTTCTCTACCAAATTTCTGCGCACTGGCTTTTATAAGAAATCTATTTCACACCACGATATATCCCCTTATATAACATTCGGGCCTACAGAACCTCGCTTCAGCTACATGCAGGTGTTACTCGCCCTGTGGCGCAGAGGGGACAACATgaatgttaatgtttacaatttGCCATCGGAAGATAAGCGTGGTAGCTATGTAGCACTAAATGATGTTTGGGACAATTATGAAATCGACCCAGCGTCTCTTGACACAATTGGATATGAATTCCCCAAAGTGCCGTCATTTGGTGGCATCAGCAGTTACATGTTTAAACATACAATGTCAACTTCTCACCCGCTTCCGGAGTATGGAACACCAAATCACCTGACGTTTTTAGTCAGTCAGGCAGTTGCGCCTGGGGTTTCTCACAGAGTTTCGCTTATCCGTATTAAGTCAATGTCTGAACGGGAAGTTGTCGCACAGTGGGCTTTGCCACCAGACGAGGTACCATATATGCATTCGTTTTCAGTCACTCCTAAGTATGCTATATTATTCAGTCCGCCAATATTTGTAGATACGAAATCCCTCCTAGTATCAGGTTTCGTTTCCAAAGGACTGAAATGGCGCGGTACCAAGAAGAATACGACAGTACACGTTATTGAAATCAAATCTGGTACCATCCGCAAATTCAACGTTCCGCCAATATTCTATCTACATCACATTAATGCTTTCGAGAAGAAGGGAAACAAGATTGTAGTAGACTTGCCAACATATACAGATCCCGCTTTTGTCTTCCGCATGAGCTTAGAAACACTCCTCAATCGTACTGAAAGGAACAAACTGAATGTTCATTCGACCTTGAAGCGCTATGTTATAGACTTAGAAAGAAACAAGGTTAGAGTGAGAAAGTTCCCTACATCTGCCAAATACCCTGCTGCGAACAAGTTTGATATGCCCATCATCAACGAGAAATACCGCTCGCTGAAGTACTGTTACGCATATGGGTTGGTTGCGAAGTTTGACAACAGACAGTACAGTCGTACCGCTCTCGTAAAGAAAGATCTATGTGGCAATGGTAAAGACCGCGTGTGGTTCATCCCCAATCATTATCCTGCGGAAGCTTGGTTCATTCCATTTCCCGCGAAtcacacctacatgtatggCAATGAAGACAGCGGTTATCTATTAGCCCCCGTCTTAGATGGGGAGAGGAATGCCAGTTACCTCGCCATCATTGATGCTTCTACCATGACAACTTTCAGCAAGGCTTACCTTCCCACACGCGTCCCATTGACCTTTCACGGCAGATTTTTCCCCGTGAATTAG